A single region of the Eulemur rufifrons isolate Redbay chromosome 8, OSU_ERuf_1, whole genome shotgun sequence genome encodes:
- the ATP5IF1 gene encoding ATPase inhibitor, mitochondrial, whose product MAVSVLAVRSRLGMWGVKAVQARGFGSDQSDHDRSSGSIREAGGAFGKREQAEEDRYFREKTREQLAALKKHHEDEIGHHKKEIERLQKEIERHKQKIKMLKDDD is encoded by the exons ATGGCAGTCTCGGTGTTGGCGGTGCGTTCGCGGCTTGGCATGTGGGGCGTGAAGGCCGTGCAAGCCCGAGGCTTCGGCTCGGATCAG TCGGATCATGACAGGAGCTCGGGCTCCATCCGGGAAGCTGGTGGGGCCTTCGGAAAAAGAGAGCAGGCGGAAGAGGATCGATATTTCCG GGAGAAGACCAGAGAACAACTGGCAGCCTTGAAAAAACACCATGAAGATGAGATTGGTCATCATAAGAAAGAGATTGAGCGTCTGCAGAAAGAAATTGAGCGACATAAACAGAAGATCAAAATGCTAAAAGATGATGATTAA